The Setaria viridis chromosome 2, Setaria_viridis_v4.0, whole genome shotgun sequence DNA window TGACGAAGAAGGCGTGCCCCTGCCCCTCGAACACGACGAGCTCGACCTCCTTGCCGGCCGCCCTCAGCCTCGCGACGTACTCCCCGACGCGGTCGTGGAGCACGTCCTGGTCGGGGTCGAGGACGAGCACCGGCGGGAAGTCGCCGCCGAGGTCGCCGAACGGGACGCTCCCCGGCGCGAGCGGGTTCGCGATCGGGTGGTCCTTGGTGGCGCCCGCCGGCAGCGCCAGGCGCCACAACTGGTCGAACAGCGCTATGCCCATGGGCTCGCCGGGCTGGGACGCCGCCTCGGACGGCGtcagctcctcgccgccgaagTAGGGCCAGAGCATCACGCAGCCGGCGAGCCGGAGCGGGGTGAGTGGGAGCTCCCCGGACCCGTGGCGCACAGAGATGTGGTGCGCAATGTTGCCGCCGGCCGAGTCGCCGGTGACGAACACCCGGCGGAAGTCGGCCGACTCGGCGAGCCAcaggtcggcgccggcgccggacgcggcggcggtggcctggGAGCGGAGCCAGGAGAAGACGGACTCGGCGTCGTCGAGCGCGGCGGGCAGGCGGTGCTCGGGCGCGAGGCGGTAGTCGGCGGAGAGCACGACGGCGGGCagctcggcggcgaggcggagcgcgcCGGCGTGGAAGTTGATCACCTCGAAGCTGGCGAcgcagaagccgccgccgtggaagtaCACGAGCACCGgcagcttcttctcctccaacccgccgccagcgccggcggTGGAGAGCCGGTACATGCGGAGCCGGAGGCCGTGCGCGCCGTCGTAGACGACGTCCTTCCACTCCACGGGCaggtccggcggcggcacgccgcCCACGAGCGGGAATACCGAGTAGTCCGTGGACCGCCTCACCGTGCCGTCGCTGAGCAGCTGGACGAGGCCGAGGCAGTCCTCGACGACATGTGGCGCTGCCGCCGAGCTTGCTGGAACGGCCGACGACATGACAAGTTGGCTACTGAACAGCGAACACAGGAGTGTGACCGAGCAAGTCACGAAGCTTTACGGCCGATAAATAGCCAGGCATGGTCGCAAGGATGCCCTGGCCTTTATTTCGTTGACTTGGACTGACTACCGGACCCACCGGTAAGCGACACTAGGCTAGTCAGAGAGCCGTGCGTCGATCAGCCGCCGTGGACTTCTCCTACCCGCGAAGTGAGATTTTCCACGCGTgacaagcacaatccgtgccaCGGAGGATGACACGTCACTGTCTCCACGTGTCGAATGCTCGTCGGTCACTGCAACGAAGATAAGCTCGGAGTGAGCAGTGGCCACTGTTGGTCAAAGCGTTCCCATCAGATCACGGCGGCCGTGTGCAGTTGGCAGTTGCTTGTCTGATCATGTGACCATGTCTAGTTCCAACCTGGGTGTTGCTCTTCCATGCTGGGATCCTCGGTAGGCCAGGTGAGGACGACGGCGTTGCTCCTACTTCTGCTGGCATGGTTTAAGTAGAGTCTCCGTTAGGAACTACTGTTTCCTCCTTGTTTCGGATTCATCATCTAGAAAAAATAGATAAATCTTATAAATTCCCACAAAATTAAAATCCGAAACATCCAACCGCCAATCCAATAGACTCTTATCATAatagctattggatctattatgttttctaaaaaattaatcACATCCCTCCTTATAATAATGGTATAAAGTAACTCCTAATTCTATATcgaaattacccacctctagcataggtgggtaatttatatgatTGGCATCATAACAACACATCCAGTTTGTAGTTGTAAATCCATTGAGCTGGTTATAATGCTGGAACACAACTAGTGGTGGAGGATGGAACAAATTTAGGAGTATGGAATAAATTTAAGGTCTGACgaaataaaaaattgaaagtAACCAAAAAGATATCCTTTTCATTGTAATAGCACGAAACAGTGAAGGATGGAATAAATTACAAGCACGATGATCAAACAttttgttggcgctaaaagtcagccgattgactcttagcgtcggacacacgacccgggagaatctatttagctcctgttcgggtgatcgctctggtgcggttcgcgcggcttgccagccaatctgacctgttgatgattggcaaggaaggaaacgtgtcaaattccaagggttctgatcggctaaggttccgatctcgaggaagcgtatcagcgaatcggccgatttgctatgaaaagacaatcggctatgatacagccgacgaTCGTGTAGCAATTGCGAAGAAAACTATttgagtaaactagacaaagctacgaaagcaacacttgaaatagatctaatcggctatatgataatgatgaatgaaaataacaataacaaagccgacaattcaaatctcaagctggataattggtgataaaactagaacaacagataaaacctataattctagtaaatatcgataactggtgaataaatctaaacgaaacgacagcgatgcgcccgaagttaaagcttagatattactcgataagcggaacttacagaatcggccggagattgtGTCGATGCAGCTCTGCCAACctgcacgaactcgtgaaagaagaaaagtattggcgaagtcgccgacttgaaagtaaagtgcgatgaaaaagtagatttgtttgtattgattgatgtgttgtttacaaatctctaaaagtggctatttatagcctgttacaaccaacttcctaactgactaggatctatctctaatcttaaacgaaaacgaatatttacaaacacaactcgtatcggagttggttattatactccTGCGgaccaatctttctctatcttctttctctgatccactttaagcccatattagcccaatcgctccagccttgcagtcggccgatctccaccaactccgccCGCCAAAATACTGTAGCGTCAATCagccgatccccaactgtagcaccaattggccgattcccaattgtgaccttttaatctgccgcatcggccagtcctttccttccttgacgctgattccatacgtgtcaaaatctgacgtCAACACATTT harbors:
- the LOC117843898 gene encoding strigolactones hydrolase CXE15, which codes for MSSAVPASSAAAPHVVEDCLGLVQLLSDGTVRRSTDYSVFPLVGGVPPPDLPVEWKDVVYDGAHGLRLRMYRLSTAGAGGGLEEKKLPVLVYFHGGGFCVASFEVINFHAGALRLAAELPAVVLSADYRLAPEHRLPAALDDAESVFSWLRSQATAAASGAGADLWLAESADFRRVFVTGDSAGGNIAHHISVRHGSGELPLTPLRLAGCVMLWPYFGGEELTPSEAASQPGEPMGIALFDQLWRLALPAGATKDHPIANPLAPGSVPFGDLGGDFPPVLVLDPDQDVLHDRVGEYVARLRAAGKEVELVVFEGQGHAFFVTEPCGEASDELIRVIRRFVHSG